GCATATGAGCTGAAAAACCTGATGGAACAGTGGTTCAGAGAAAGCGATCACGAAACCGCATCGAAGAAGCTCGATAAATGCCTGGAAGCCCTGAGGGCTTCCAACATAGAAGGATTCAAAAGGGTTCGCAGAACCTACATGAACTGGTGACAGGAGATCCTGTAAGCTTTTATGTATCCTTTTAACAACGGCTATATCGAAGGCGTTAATAATACGATTAAAGTCATGAAACGTAATTCTTACGGGATCAAGAATTTCGAGAGAATGAGGAATAAGATTCTGTGGAACCAGGAAATGAAAATGGCGATGGGATCTTAATCCCACCACCACATTTGAAAAAGAACCAATAATCACAAAAGAAAAAGAAAAAGTTACGCAGATTAGCGTAACTTTTCTTTCAAAAATTTATCTTGATCCTTTTTCATAGTTTGTATTCAAGGCCGCTGGTGGCGTCGCTTTACCGACAAGTCCCGCTAGAGCAAGGATCGTCAGGACGTATGGCAAAATCAGCATAAAGACCTGTGGTACTTCCTGAAGTCCTGGAATTTGCTGAGCGGAGATACTCAATGCCTGAGCAAAACCAAAGAATATAGCAGCTCCAAAGGCTCCAAACGGATGCCACTTACCAAAGATCAAAACAGCTAGTGCCATAAAGCCTTGACCGGTTATCGTTCCGCCTCCGAAGTTCCCTGCGGCAGTGATGGCAAAAACTGCACCACCCATACCACCGAACACGCCGGATAGACCAACGCCAATGTATTTCATTCGGTTCACATTGACACCCATAGTGTCTGCCGCCATTGGATGTTCACCAACGGCACGCAGTCGCAAACCAAAAGGAGTTTTAAAGACAACATAATAGACGACCAGTACTAACAGAAACGCTACCCATGTTGTCAGGAAAATCCTCGAAAAGAACATGGGACCAATAACCGGAATATCACTGAGCAAAGGCACATTTGTACGGAAAAGACGCGCACTGATCGTGTCAGTTTGTCCGCGTTCGAAAATTTCACGTACCAAGAACACAGTCAGACCCGTCGCAAGGAAGTTCAGTGCCACACCACTGACAATCTGATCCGCTTTTAATGTAATGGAGGCCACAGCGTGGAACATCGAAAAGATACCACCCAGAATAGCCGCGAACAGAATACCGAGCCATGGAGACCATACTCCCATTCCCATACTTTCAAACATCAGTGTTCCAACGATACCCGCAAAGGCACCCATTACCATTAAACCTTCCAGACCAATGTTAACAACACCAGCACGTTCACTGAAGAGTCCGCCCATCGCTGTCAGGAGAAGAGGGGTTGCGGCGATCATCGCTGCCGGAACAATAAGATACAGTACAGCAAGAAACAGTTCCATTTATTTCCCCTCCTTCTTATTCGGTTGCAGTTTGCTGTAGATCCAACGGATCAGATAGCTTGATGCAACAAAGAAGATGATCATCGCAATGATGATTTCCACCACTTCAGGCGCAATTCCCGCCTGTGCCTGCATGTTTCCGGAACCTTCTTTCAGACCGCCAAACAGGAAGGCTGAGAAGAAAATGCCGAGCGCATTACTGTTACCCAAAAGGGCAACAGCGATTCCGTCGAATCCAAGATTGGTGAAGGAAGAGAAAATTTCAACGTAACGATATGTTCCAAGACCGGCCATCGCTCCACCGACACCTGCAAAGGCGCCTGAAATAGCCATGGATGATACAATATTGGCTTTAACATTCATACCTGCATACATAGAGGCATTTTTATTATA
This genomic window from [Bacillus] selenitireducens MLS10 contains:
- a CDS encoding ABC transporter permease — its product is MELFLAVLYLIVPAAMIAATPLLLTAMGGLFSERAGVVNIGLEGLMVMGAFAGIVGTLMFESMGMGVWSPWLGILFAAILGGIFSMFHAVASITLKADQIVSGVALNFLATGLTVFLVREIFERGQTDTISARLFRTNVPLLSDIPVIGPMFFSRIFLTTWVAFLLVLVVYYVVFKTPFGLRLRAVGEHPMAADTMGVNVNRMKYIGVGLSGVFGGMGGAVFAITAAGNFGGGTITGQGFMALAVLIFGKWHPFGAFGAAIFFGFAQALSISAQQIPGLQEVPQVFMLILPYVLTILALAGLVGKATPPAALNTNYEKGSR